The following proteins come from a genomic window of Methanophagales archaeon:
- a CDS encoding CBS domain-containing protein produces the protein MKVREIMTRPIITEDENTVVRKIAEDMEELGIGSVVITAEGKPVGIITERDIALKVLLKDKRASEVKAKEIMSSPLITIDVEATEEEACKLASRKRIKRLPVVDEGVVVGILSIRDMLTRKPEYVKEFYF, from the coding sequence ATGAAAGTAAGAGAGATAATGACCCGCCCGATCATCACAGAAGATGAGAATACGGTGGTCAGGAAGATAGCGGAAGATATGGAAGAACTTGGTATAGGAAGCGTGGTGATAACCGCGGAGGGCAAACCGGTGGGGATAATTACAGAACGCGACATTGCACTAAAAGTACTGTTGAAGGATAAGCGTGCAAGTGAAGTAAAGGCTAAGGAGATTATGTCGTCGCCCCTGATTACCATTGACGTGGAAGCCACAGAGGAGGAAGCATGTAAGCTTGCTTCGAGGAAGCGAATAAAGAGGCTGCCAGTGGTTGATGAAGGCGTAGTGGTAGGGATACTGAGTATTCGAGATATGCTAACACGGAAACCAGAGTACGTAAAGGAATTTTACTTCTGA
- a CDS encoding FAD-dependent oxidoreductase, protein MSSNSNSDSSNVSVVVLGCGFGGVEVAKELRKRSKSKSGSKRKRMRIDITMIDRRTRFDYQAANPEILSGKVTPEDISADLYSFANRIDAGFINAEVMDINFSEKEVKTRTGTIPYDYLVIAVGGEQAFFGIPGAEERSYCINTLEGAVKTKEALDELKPGNSNSNSNIAVIGAGLTGVEVAGELVEWSSEAQVYLVERMPRILPAFPTPNIASFVTRRLMDRGVEILTGLAVEEVNDNEIVLSGQHGHRHRLPYDILIWTAGLKPGRLLEQLNLPKVRGWLRVDPYLRVDGMSDVFAVGDNAYFEYDGICSGQNVEEAEREGKIAAVNIIRTVRGDKLKRYKPKNTIQNPRAIISLGGDTAVIYVGGRVFSIFGYRLKKIIEHRYMRRFRA, encoded by the coding sequence ATGAGCAGTAATAGTAATAGTGATAGTAGTAATGTTAGTGTGGTAGTGCTGGGCTGTGGATTTGGGGGAGTGGAAGTTGCAAAGGAGTTGCGGAAGAGGTCGAAGTCAAAGTCAGGGTCAAAGAGGAAGAGGATGAGGATTGATATCACTATGATCGACCGGCGAACGAGGTTTGACTATCAGGCTGCGAATCCTGAGATATTGAGTGGGAAGGTAACACCAGAGGATATATCAGCGGATTTGTACAGTTTCGCTAATCGAATAGATGCCGGGTTCATAAATGCTGAGGTCATGGATATAAACTTCAGTGAGAAGGAGGTGAAGACTCGCACTGGCACTATACCCTATGACTATCTCGTGATCGCAGTTGGTGGTGAGCAGGCTTTCTTTGGTATTCCCGGAGCTGAGGAGCGGTCATATTGTATCAATACCCTGGAAGGTGCAGTAAAGACGAAGGAAGCACTTGATGAGCTCAAGCCGGGCAATAGCAATAGCAATAGCAATATCGCAGTCATTGGTGCAGGTTTAACCGGTGTGGAGGTTGCCGGTGAACTTGTAGAGTGGAGTAGCGAAGCGCAGGTGTACCTTGTTGAGAGGATGCCACGGATATTACCTGCTTTTCCTACCCCTAATATCGCATCATTTGTAACTAGGCGATTGATGGATAGAGGTGTGGAGATACTGACCGGGCTGGCGGTTGAGGAGGTGAACGATAATGAGATAGTGTTGAGCGGGCAGCACGGACACAGACACAGACTGCCGTATGATATCCTTATCTGGACCGCGGGTTTAAAACCAGGCAGGCTTCTGGAGCAGCTCAACCTGCCAAAGGTCAGGGGCTGGTTAAGAGTAGACCCCTATTTAAGGGTAGATGGTATGAGCGATGTATTTGCAGTTGGTGACAATGCCTATTTTGAGTATGATGGTATCTGTTCAGGTCAGAATGTAGAAGAGGCAGAGCGAGAAGGTAAAATAGCAGCGGTGAATATAATAAGAACGGTAAGGGGTGATAAATTGAAGAGATATAAACCGAAGAATACGATACAGAATCCAAGAGCGATAATATCCCTCGGGGGTGATACCGCAGTGATATACGTGGGTGGTAGGGTATTCTCAATCTTCGGTTATAGATTAAAGAAGATCATCGAGCATCGTTATATGAGGAGGTTCAGGGCTTAG
- a CDS encoding coenzyme F420-0:L-glutamate ligase — protein sequence MARRLEVIGIEGLPEIREGDDLVTLFMDALDEMGMEIEDGDAIVFTSKIISKSEGRVVSLSELQVSEEAMRIARDTEKDPRIVQLILDEARELVRVARNMIIVETRHGFICANAGIDESNVEEDKAVLLPEDPQASATQLRRAIEERSGKKVAVLVSDSFGRAFRDGVTGICIGVSGLPALLDRRGELDRFGKVARITKEAVADEICAAANLVMGEFIEGIPIVIARGVHELGLVSKRGESESGIKEVLFSKEEDLFR from the coding sequence ATGGCACGTCGGCTGGAAGTAATAGGCATAGAAGGGTTGCCGGAGATAAGAGAAGGAGATGACCTGGTGACGTTATTCATGGATGCACTCGATGAGATGGGAATGGAGATAGAGGATGGTGATGCTATTGTATTCACATCGAAGATAATCTCGAAGAGCGAAGGGCGGGTTGTCTCACTTTCTGAACTGCAAGTGAGTGAAGAAGCTATGAGGATTGCCAGAGATACCGAAAAAGACCCGCGAATCGTTCAGCTTATACTGGATGAGGCGAGAGAACTTGTGAGAGTGGCGAGGAACATGATAATAGTGGAGACGAGGCATGGGTTTATATGTGCAAATGCGGGCATTGATGAATCGAATGTGGAAGAAGATAAGGCGGTTCTGCTCCCTGAAGACCCTCAGGCAAGTGCTACTCAGCTCAGGCGAGCGATAGAGGAGAGGAGTGGTAAGAAGGTCGCTGTTCTTGTATCCGATTCCTTTGGCAGGGCTTTCCGTGACGGTGTGACCGGGATATGCATAGGCGTATCCGGACTTCCGGCGTTGCTGGACCGGCGAGGCGAGCTTGATAGATTCGGGAAGGTTGCGCGGATAACAAAGGAAGCAGTAGCAGATGAGATATGTGCCGCTGCAAATCTCGTCATGGGTGAATTCATAGAAGGTATTCCCATAGTAATAGCGCGTGGAGTGCATGAGCTAGGGCTGGTATCGAAACGAGGTGAAAGTGAATCGGGTATAAAAGAAGTTCTATTCAGCAAAGAGGAAGACCTCTTCAGATGA
- a CDS encoding redox-regulated ATPase YchF: MAVTIAIAGKPNAGKSTFFKAATLADVEIASYPFTTISPNVGIAHVRVPCPCKELLHDSSCGNCIRGVRFIPVELIDVAGLVRGAHEGRGLGNEFLDELRRAEAIIHVVDASGGTDADGNVVQVGSHDPIEDIRAFKEELNMWVFMILNRSWRKLTRKAELEGTKIERAIAEQLAGVGVTEEQIKAAILSSRIPDDFRSWDEEALKSLSAEIIKLSKKMVIAANKADLAQRAALKKLRALEGEGETVIPCSAAAELALRTAAKHKFVRYLPGDPDFEILHTATVTAEQRAGLEKIMSLINDYGSTGVQAIINQVVFQLLNYIVAYPVEDEHKFTDSSGRILPDAYLMKRGSTAKDLAYAVHSDIGEGFLYAIDARTKRRLGERYELEDNDVIKVVYAQR; the protein is encoded by the coding sequence ATGGCGGTAACAATAGCGATAGCAGGTAAGCCAAACGCGGGCAAATCCACTTTTTTTAAGGCGGCTACACTCGCTGATGTCGAGATAGCTTCTTATCCTTTCACGACCATCTCGCCCAATGTCGGTATTGCACATGTGCGTGTACCATGCCCCTGTAAAGAGCTACTGCATGATAGTAGCTGTGGAAATTGCATCCGTGGTGTTCGTTTCATTCCCGTTGAGCTCATTGACGTTGCCGGATTGGTAAGAGGAGCACATGAAGGCAGGGGATTGGGTAATGAGTTCCTCGATGAGCTCAGACGCGCAGAGGCGATAATTCACGTTGTGGACGCTTCCGGTGGAACTGATGCGGACGGCAATGTTGTCCAGGTTGGAAGTCATGACCCGATAGAGGATATAAGGGCGTTTAAAGAGGAATTGAATATGTGGGTCTTCATGATACTGAATAGGAGCTGGCGTAAACTGACGAGAAAGGCGGAGCTGGAGGGTACGAAGATAGAGCGGGCGATTGCAGAGCAACTTGCGGGTGTAGGAGTGACAGAGGAGCAGATAAAGGCTGCTATTCTCTCTTCCCGCATTCCGGATGACTTCCGCTCGTGGGATGAAGAGGCACTGAAAAGCCTAAGTGCGGAGATAATAAAGCTGAGTAAAAAGATGGTCATTGCAGCGAACAAAGCTGATCTGGCACAACGAGCGGCGCTGAAGAAGTTGAGAGCTCTGGAGGGAGAAGGGGAGACGGTAATACCATGTTCCGCAGCGGCTGAACTCGCGTTGAGAACCGCAGCTAAACACAAGTTCGTCAGATATCTACCGGGAGACCCAGACTTTGAGATATTGCATACCGCTACCGTTACTGCTGAGCAACGTGCGGGTCTGGAGAAGATAATGAGCTTAATCAATGATTACGGCAGTACAGGTGTCCAGGCGATTATAAATCAGGTGGTATTTCAATTGTTAAACTACATAGTTGCTTATCCAGTAGAGGATGAGCATAAGTTCACCGATTCTTCGGGTCGGATTCTACCAGATGCGTATCTCATGAAGCGTGGTAGCACAGCGAAAGACCTGGCTTATGCGGTACATTCGGACATCGGTGAGGGTTTTCTTTACGCCATTGACGCACGTACGAAGCGAAGACTGGGCGAGAGATACGAATTGGAGGATAATGATGTCATTAAAGTGGTCTATGCACAGAGATAA
- a CDS encoding glutamyl-tRNA reductase, whose amino-acid sequence MVIDMHKLGTLLFSHKKCSVEELEEIAQQLKPDLFAQNPQVRGYIIINTCNRVEAYISADRPAEILEAVVEQLKLEKGGIFTGKDALEHLMRVACGLESMIVGEDQILGQIKKCYLESKKGGKLDELLDLAFDRAIKVAKRARQETRINEGSVSIGSAAVELAECITWGLEGKSILVIGAGEMGTLVARAISEKKLKAMFIANRTFERAKRLAEEVGGRAARLDENEKWLSCCDVAICTTSAPHYILNYEMMKRVMEHRKNRNVLYIIDIANPKDVEERVGKIEGIELYDLDSLYEISEENMKKRLSEVGKVERIIEEEIELFKKILAKHRVERLIGMIYKYGDRVRAEEKQKALRFMSTGRDLKLILDDFSHAVLAKTLHLPTEILRRYVVTNYLDDGALVEGDGEGGMKADFVDFFIDELEQELNINIQDQKLRRNNKPKPGTSKLCKDKD is encoded by the coding sequence TTGGTGATAGATATGCATAAACTCGGCACTTTATTGTTCTCACATAAGAAGTGTAGTGTAGAGGAACTGGAAGAGATAGCTCAGCAGTTGAAGCCGGATTTATTCGCACAGAATCCACAGGTCAGAGGTTATATAATAATAAATACATGTAACCGCGTGGAGGCGTATATTAGTGCAGATAGACCAGCGGAGATTTTAGAAGCGGTAGTTGAGCAGTTGAAGCTGGAGAAGGGTGGCATATTCACAGGTAAGGATGCTCTGGAGCACCTGATGCGGGTTGCTTGCGGACTGGAATCGATGATAGTGGGTGAAGACCAGATATTGGGACAGATAAAGAAGTGCTATCTGGAGAGTAAGAAAGGAGGTAAACTGGATGAGCTGCTGGACCTGGCGTTCGACAGAGCGATAAAGGTAGCGAAGAGAGCGAGGCAGGAAACTCGGATAAACGAAGGGTCTGTTTCTATCGGGTCTGCTGCGGTTGAACTCGCGGAATGCATCACATGGGGACTGGAAGGTAAGAGTATCCTCGTGATTGGTGCAGGTGAGATGGGTACACTAGTAGCGAGAGCGATCTCGGAGAAGAAATTAAAAGCGATGTTCATCGCCAATCGCACGTTTGAGCGGGCGAAACGGCTGGCGGAGGAAGTAGGCGGGCGAGCAGCGAGGCTGGATGAGAATGAGAAGTGGCTATCCTGTTGTGACGTTGCGATTTGCACAACCTCTGCACCCCATTACATCCTGAACTATGAGATGATGAAACGGGTGATGGAGCATCGTAAGAATAGAAATGTACTATATATCATAGATATTGCGAATCCAAAGGATGTAGAGGAACGGGTGGGGAAGATAGAGGGTATTGAGCTATATGACCTCGATAGTCTGTATGAGATAAGTGAGGAGAACATGAAGAAGCGGCTATCTGAGGTTGGGAAAGTGGAGCGTATAATAGAGGAGGAGATAGAGCTATTTAAGAAGATTCTGGCTAAACATCGTGTTGAGCGGCTTATTGGAATGATATACAAGTATGGCGACAGGGTGAGGGCGGAGGAGAAGCAGAAGGCTTTACGCTTCATGAGTACTGGAAGAGACCTGAAGCTGATACTGGATGATTTCTCACATGCAGTACTTGCGAAGACGCTTCATTTACCAACCGAAATACTCAGGCGCTATGTGGTAACGAACTATCTGGATGATGGTGCGTTAGTGGAAGGGGATGGAGAGGGGGGGATGAAAGCGGATTTTGTGGATTTCTTCATAGATGAGCTCGAGCAGGAGTTGAATATCAATATCCAGGATCAGAAGTTACGAAGGAATAACAAGCCCAAGCCAGGCACAAGCAAGCTGTGCAAAGATAAGGATTAA
- a CDS encoding bifunctional precorrin-2 dehydrogenase/sirohydrochlorin ferrochelatase: MLPLYINITGKRIAVFGGGEVAARKIRQILETSGGAEVAIEVYSRDFTPQIREFAAEGKLKCFQCDLWHEDLERYLDGAFMVIICTNDEPLNERILNEAARFNVLINYRHEGDVFMGSVINKHGFLISISTEGRGPAMARYMREKIEPLIGEREEKMLLIQSKLRSELKATIKDETHRQAILNQVLHDPDCWAALDAPLTIAEELILRIIGDRYA, from the coding sequence ATGCTCCCATTATATATCAATATCACAGGTAAGAGGATAGCAGTGTTTGGTGGTGGTGAGGTTGCAGCGAGGAAGATACGACAGATTCTGGAGACTTCAGGAGGTGCTGAAGTTGCAATTGAGGTTTACAGTCGTGACTTCACACCCCAAATAAGGGAGTTCGCAGCAGAGGGTAAACTAAAGTGTTTCCAGTGTGATCTGTGGCATGAAGACCTGGAGAGATACCTGGATGGCGCTTTCATGGTTATTATCTGTACCAATGATGAGCCTCTAAACGAACGTATCTTGAATGAGGCAGCCAGGTTCAATGTACTCATCAATTACCGGCATGAAGGTGATGTGTTTATGGGTTCTGTTATAAATAAGCATGGATTCCTGATATCAATCTCCACAGAAGGTCGAGGACCGGCAATGGCGAGGTATATGCGCGAGAAGATAGAACCACTTATAGGAGAGCGGGAAGAGAAGATGCTGTTGATTCAGTCAAAACTGAGGTCGGAATTAAAAGCTACTATTAAGGATGAGACGCATCGGCAGGCGATATTGAACCAGGTTCTGCATGATCCTGATTGCTGGGCAGCGCTTGATGCTCCATTGACAATTGCAGAGGAGCTTATACTAAGGATTATTGGTGATAGATATGCATAA
- a CDS encoding methytransferase partner Trm112, producing MKKELMDILACPVCKGDLELDIEDEDENGEVVRGFLYCRNCDERYPIEDSIPNLLPPDLRK from the coding sequence ATGAAGAAAGAACTGATGGATATACTCGCCTGCCCGGTATGCAAAGGTGATCTGGAACTGGATATAGAGGATGAGGATGAGAATGGCGAAGTAGTGAGAGGATTTTTATACTGCCGCAATTGTGATGAGCGATACCCCATCGAAGATAGCATCCCAAATCTGTTACCTCCTGACCTGCGCAAATGA
- a CDS encoding ArsR family transcriptional regulator, protein MMLFKALSSRTRIEMLKLLMNDSYHISGLAKALGISVPVAAKHTRILEEAGLIESKKYGKTHVLTVKRERLYQALDTFGEHHEIEVSEGASILEVLKAVAGVKIKKMGDKEFVVSIDGEKGFYIYEVNGNLPDMPINEYKVAESAEIEIKRLVPVLKKKVKVSVKSKGKK, encoded by the coding sequence ATGATGCTATTCAAGGCGCTGAGCAGTAGAACAAGGATAGAGATGCTGAAGCTACTGATGAACGATAGCTACCACATATCGGGCCTGGCAAAGGCGCTGGGTATCTCAGTACCAGTAGCAGCAAAGCATACGCGGATTCTGGAGGAAGCGGGACTGATAGAGAGCAAGAAGTACGGGAAGACGCATGTGTTGACTGTGAAGCGTGAGCGATTATATCAGGCGCTGGATACTTTTGGTGAACACCATGAGATAGAAGTAAGCGAAGGCGCCAGTATTCTGGAGGTATTAAAGGCGGTTGCAGGCGTTAAAATAAAGAAAATGGGTGATAAAGAGTTTGTTGTATCAATAGACGGGGAGAAGGGCTTTTACATCTATGAAGTGAACGGTAATTTGCCAGATATGCCAATAAACGAGTATAAAGTGGCGGAAAGTGCGGAGATAGAGATAAAGCGATTAGTGCCGGTACTCAAGAAGAAGGTGAAAGTGAGCGTAAAGAGTAAGGGTAAAAAGTAA
- a CDS encoding UPF0147 family protein produces the protein MEDTEKEEVIKKCTEMLEEMMSDITVPRNIRKSLGVLKNKLLNSGESLAIRAAAVISELEELNTNPNIPSHARTALWSVVSNLETVSVEE, from the coding sequence ATGGAAGATACAGAAAAGGAAGAAGTAATAAAGAAGTGTACGGAGATGCTGGAAGAGATGATGAGCGATATTACAGTTCCCCGGAATATAAGGAAGTCACTGGGCGTACTGAAGAATAAGTTATTGAATAGCGGGGAGTCACTGGCAATTAGAGCGGCGGCGGTGATCTCAGAGCTTGAGGAGCTGAACACCAATCCAAACATACCTTCGCATGCCAGAACAGCATTGTGGAGTGTGGTAAGCAACTTAGAAACTGTCTCTGTTGAGGAATGA